In one window of Trichoderma breve strain T069 chromosome 7 map unlocalized scaffold00008, whole genome shotgun sequence DNA:
- a CDS encoding major facilitator superfamily domain-containing protein yields the protein MDYAKNPSDSSSPETQSTISGHNSKEQSPSDNDSSLRNLEKNSLESTEEVVTDVRKAKGVSTWKWVLTLITVYVTGALYGLDTTVAADVQGTVLEQFGEPEKLAWIGVGFPLGSVAVILSMGKAYGIFDVKWLFFATAVMFEVGSAICGAAPNMNALIIGRVIAGAGGAGIYLGGLNILSLLSSPRERPLYIAGTGVSWGVGTILGPIIGGAFAESSATWRWAFYINLVIFAVTCPVYIFAIPSLDPQPTLKLFQRLAAVDWLGTVLNAAIYAVWVLALTFGGAEWAWDDGRTIACFVTCGVLIILFGLQQRFKHFATACTTTTIFAPVYYIPLFFQFTRDDGAISAAVRLLPFICVTIFCIMFNGTLMPKFGYYQPWYIFGGIMITIGGALMFTVDSTTATSKVYGYSVILAIGTGVANQAAYSVTPVKVAMDPRFGPQMIPDAIGFINMAQIGAAVHALAISGTVFQNLAFQYLQSALAGYGYTDAQLHGAIAGTQSQLLAQATDAVRALALEAIVKAMSRVYILVIVAGGVLLLSSLGMKTEKLFMEMSAGGA from the exons ATGGACTACGCCAAGAACCCCAGCGACTCGTCGTCGCCGGAGACCCAGAGTACCATCTCCGGCCACAACTCCAAAGAGCAGTCACCATCCGATAATGACAGCTCGCTTCGGAATCTGGAGAAGAACTCATTAGAATCGACAGAGGAGGTTGTCACAGACGTCCGAAAAGCTAAAGGCGTCTCGACCTGGAAG TGGGTATTAACTCTGATAACCGTATACGTGACTGGCGCTCTATATGGACTTGATACGACCGTTGCCGCAGATGTTCAAGGAACTGTTCTTGAACAATTTGGTGAGCCGGAAAAACTGGCCTGGATTGGAGTCGGATTTCCTTTGGGTAGTGTTGCCGTTATCTTGTCAAT GGGAAAAGCATATGGAATTTTCGATGTGAAATGGCTATTCTTCGCAACGGCTGTGATGTTTGAAGTGGGCAGTGCAATTTGCGGTGCTGCGCCCAATATGAAC GCACTCATCATCGGAAGAGTTATTGCTGGTGCCGGAGGAGCTGGTATATATCTGGG TGGATTGAATATCCTGTCTTTGTTGTCTTCCCCACGCGAACGTCCTCTCTACATTGCAGGAACAGGAGTGTCTTGGGGTGTTGGAACCATTCTTGGCCCAATCATTGGAGGAGCCTTTGCGGAGAGCTCTGCTACCTGGCGCTGG GCATTCTACATTAATTTGGTTATTTTCGCTGTGACCTGTCCCGTCTACATATTCGCCATCCCATCGCTTGACCCTCAACCGACACTCAAGCTTTTCCAAAGGTTGGCTGCCGTGGACTGGCTTGGAACTGTTCTCAATGCTGCGATTTATGCTGTTTGGGTTTTAGCCCTCACCTTTGGTGGTGCTGAGTGGGCTTGGGATGATGGCCGAACTATTGCTTGTTTTGTTACTTGCGGTGTTCTCATCATACTCTttgggctgcagcagcgcttCAAA CATTTCGCTACTGCCtgcacaacaacaacaatctTCGCGCCAGTGTATTACATCCCACTCTTTTTCCAATTCACGAGAGATGATGGCGCTATTTCAGCCGCTGTACGACTGCTTCCTTTTATCTGCGTTACGATCTTCTGCATCATGTTCAACGGTACGCTTATGCCAAAATTCGGATACTACCAACCGTGGTATATCTTTGGAGGCATAATGATTACTATCGGCGGAGCTTTGATGTTTACAGTCGATTCTACTACCGCGACATCCAAGGTGTACGGATACAgcgtcatcttggccattggaACAGGCGTGGCGAACCAGGCCGCATACTCTGTTACTCCTGTAAAGGTGGCAATGGACCCGCGCTTCGGGCCGCAAATGATTCCTGACGCTATTGGTTTCATCAACATGGCGCAAATCGGAGCCGCTGTCCACGCCCTGGCTATCTCTGGAACTGTATTTCAGAACCTTGCGTTCCAATATCTCCAGAGCGCTCTGGCAGGATACGGATATACAGATGCCCAGCTGCATGGTGCCATTGCGGGTACTCAAAGtcagcttcttgcccaaGCTACCGACGCTGTCAGGGCCCTTGCCCTGGAGGCAATTGTCAAGGCAATGAGTCGAGTATACATCCTCGTAATTGTTGCTGGTGGAGTTCTCTTACTATCATCCCTTGGAATGAAGACCGAGAAACTCTTCATGGAGATGTCAGCCGGAGGAGCTTAA
- a CDS encoding major facilitator superfamily domain-containing protein has product MSRITQITSLGRDHDLESSVTTSIQLQPLPQSEIQQRDTHRHEASDRELSDIDPVLEASRAADNDVPDGGYAWVVIFASAIVCFWFTGNGNYTWGVIQNALLEQKLASAATLSFIGSLSPTIMAALAIINARVIRWLGIRVSAILGIVLLGVAQLTSGFSTHSVAGQFITRGVGVGLGMSLCFMVTSTIPAQYFSRKRGLANGIVSAGGGLGAAVLSYVLDALIQRFGVQWAYRIVGIMTLVTGLPAAWIMKERTTLPRVSFIEWRLFKDLKFVLIFVAGAIATFPLLVPAFFLPFYSTSIKLPSSTGAALLSGYNFSSAVGRILGGFCSDNLGPLNTLIISLILSAVSMLALWPASTTLIPLAFFAIINGASNGMYFATVPTAVGNIFGSARVSVALGMIVTGWGAGYLMGAPIAGYILDEHGGSEAGLKAFRPAMFYAGSLAMGATGFLILMRSRISSSLLAKL; this is encoded by the exons ATGTCTCGAATTACACAGATTACTTCCCTCGGCAGGGACCACGATCTAGAGAGTTCGGTAACAACTTCAATCCAGCTTCAGCCGCTCCCACAAAGCGAGATTCAGCAGCGCGACACACACCGTCATGAAGCTTCTGATAGGGAGCTGTCAGATATAGATCCGGTACTGGAAGCCTCTCGAGCTGCGGACAACGATGTGCCTGATGGTGGTTACGCTTgggtcgtcatcttcgcttCCGCCATTGTCTGTTTTTGGTTCACTGGCAATGGCAACTATACCTGGGGTGTCATACAAAATGCTCTTCTTGAGCAGAAGCTAGCATCGGCAGCTACCTTATCCTTCATTGGGTCTCTATCCCCTACTATTATGGCTGCCTTGGCCATTATCAATGCCCGCGTCATCCGTTGGTTGGGTATCCGCGTGAGCGCCATACTCGGAATCGTCCTCCTTGGAGTCGCTCAACTGACGAGCGGATTTTCCACGCATAGTGTGGCTGGGCAGTTTATTACACGCGGCGTTGGTGTCGGCCTTGGCATGAGTTTGTGCTTCATGGTGACCTCCACCATCCCAGCGCAATACTTCAGTCGGAAGCGCGGCCTTGCTAACGGGATCGTCTCCGCTGGCGGCGGTCTGGGGGCAGCTGTCCTCAGCTATGTTCTAGATGCCTTAATCCAAAGGTTTGGCGTTCAATGGGCCTATAGGATTGTAGGAATCATGACTTTGGTCACCGGGCTTCCTGCCGCCTGGATCATGAAAGAGCGCACAACTCTCCCAAGAGTTAGCTTTATTGAGTGGCGATTATTCAAGGACCTGAAATTCGTATTGATCTTCGTTGCAGGAGCTATTGCAACTTTCCCGCTTCTTGTAccagccttcttcctcccatTTTATAGCACTTCCATCAAGCTGCCTTCAAGCACTGGTGCTGCTCTCCTGTCTGGTTACAACTTTTCGTCGGCCGTCGGCCGTATCCTCGGCGGCTTCTGCTCAGATAACCTAGGGCCTCTGAACACGCTCATTATCTCATTAATTCTCAGCGCCGTAAGCATGCTTGCACTATGGCCGGCTTCCACCACCTTAATACCGTTGGCCTTCTTCGCAATCATTAACGGTGCCTCGAACGGCATGTATTTTGCCACGGTGCCGACTGCCGTGGGCAACATTTTTGGATCTGCCAGGGTGTCTGTTGCTTTGGGCATGATTGTAACTGGCTGGGGGGCAGGTTATCTGATG GGAGCTCCAATCGCGGGTTATATATTGGACGAGCATGGAGGATCTGAGGCTGGTCTCAAGGCCTTTCGACCTGCCATGTTCTACGCCGGCTCACTCGCTATGGGAGCGACTGGCTTTCTGATACTTATGAGATCTCGGATAAGCTCATCGCTTTTAGCCAAGCTCTAA